A genome region from Pan paniscus chromosome 17, NHGRI_mPanPan1-v2.0_pri, whole genome shotgun sequence includes the following:
- the SS18 gene encoding protein SSXT isoform X4: MPMGPGGMNQSGPPPPPRSHNMPSDGMVGGGPPAPHMQNQMNGQMPGPNHMPMQGPGPNQLNMTNSSMNMPSSSHGSMGGYNHSVPSSQSMPVQNQMTMSQGQPMGNYGPRPNMNMQPNQGPMMHQQPPSQQYNMPQGGGQHYQGQQPPMGMMGQVNQGNHMMGQRQIPPYRPPQQGPPQQYSGQEDYYGDQYSHGGQGPPEGMNQQYYPDGHNDYGYQQPSYPEQGYDRPYEDSSQHYYEGGNSQYGQQQDAYQGPPPQQGYPPQQQQYPGQQGYPGQQQGYGPSQGGPGPQYPNYPQGQGQQYGGYRPTQPGPPQPPQQRPYGYDQGQYGNYQQ; the protein is encoded by the exons ATGCCTATGGGTCCTGGAGGGATGAATCAGAGCggccctcccccacctccacGCTCTCACAACATGCCTTCAGATGGAATGGTAGGTGGGGGTCCTCCTGCACCGCACATGCAGAACCAGATGAACGGCCAGATGCCTG GGCCTAACCATATGCCTATGCAGGGACCTGGACCCAATCAACTCAATATGACAAACAGTTCCATGAATATGCCTTCAAGTAGCCATGGATCCATGGGAGGTTACAACCATTCTGTGCCATCATCACAGAGCATGCCAGTACAGAATCAGATGACAATGAGTCAGGGACAACCAATGGGAAACTATGGTCCCAGACCAAATATGAATATGCAGCCAAACCAAG GTCCAATGATGCATCAGCAGCCTCCTTCTCAGCAATACAATATGCCACAGGGAGGCGGACAGCATTACCAAGGACAGCAGCCACCTATGGGAATGATGGGTCAAGTTAACCAAGGCAATCATATGATGGGTCAGAGACAGATTCCTCCCTATAGACCTCCTCAACAGG GCCCACCACAGCAGTACTCAGGCCAGGAAGACTATTACGGGGACCAATACAGTCATGGTGGACAAGGTCCTCCAGAAGGCATGAACCAGCAATATTACCCTGATG GTCATAATGATTACGGTTATCAGCAACCGTCGTATCCTGAACAAGGCTACGATAGGCCTTATGAGGATTCCTCACAACATTACTACGAAGGAG GAAATTCACAGTATGGCCAACAGCAAGATGCATACCAGGGACCACCTCCACAACAGGGATATCCACCCCAGCAGCAGCAGTACCCAGGGCAGCAAGGTTACCCAGGACAGCAGCAGGGCTACG GTCCTTCACAGGGTGGTCCAGGTCCTCAGTATCCTAACTACCCACAGGGACAAGGTCAGCAGTATGGAGGATATAGACCAACACAGCCTGGACCACCACAGCCACCCCAGCAGAGGCCTTATGGATATGACCAG